Proteins from one Microtus pennsylvanicus isolate mMicPen1 chromosome 7, mMicPen1.hap1, whole genome shotgun sequence genomic window:
- the Psrc1 gene encoding proline/serine-rich coiled-coil protein 1 isoform X2 — MEELKEDVKFIVDETLDFGGLSPSDSHEEEDLTVLVSPEKPPRRGLSHRSNPNTEAPALQSVRFSLGPLSPEKLEEILDEANRLAAQLEECALQDREGAGAGPGKPSSRGKPSPRRETFVLKDSPVRDLLPTVSSWSTPSPSSLAGLRSSDKKGSTRAARVAAGKKLPVTKKESPTCNLFPASRSPALSPLAQSTLPLRRKTGPNARTTASPPVPVRPVLAPQPSTSNSQCSTRLQGAAAKSSGRLPVPSAIPRPATRMPLTGRSVPPSKSAQTPESLSTRKGLPSAVGHRAPVPQRANLPTTRAPRGRTQPLRKAAVPGPTR, encoded by the exons ATGGAAGAGTTGAAAGAAG ATGTCAAGTTCATTGTGGATGAGACCTTGGACTTTGGAGGGCTGTCCCCATCTGACAG TCATGAGGAGGAAGACCTAACAGTGTTGGTGAGTCCAGAGAAACCACCCCGACGGGGCCTCTCTCACCGGAGTAACCCGAACACAGAAGCTCCCGCTCTCCAGAGTGTGAGGTTCAGTCTGGGCCCGCTCagcccagagaagctggaggagatCCTTGATGAAGCCAACCGCCTGGCAGCTCAGCTAGAGGAGTGTGCCCTGCAAGATCGGGAGGGTGCAGGTGCTGGCCCTGGGAAACCCAGCTCCAGAGGGAAGCCCAGCCCTCGGCGGGAGACGTTTGTCCTGAAGGACAGCCCTGTCCGGGATCTGCTGCCCACTGTGAGTTCTTGGAGCACACCGTCCCCAAGCAGCCTAGCCGGACTCCGAAGCAGTGATAAGAAGGGGTCAACCAGGGCTGCTCGGGTGGCAGCTGGAAAGAAGCTTCCCGTCACAAAAAAG GAATCGCCCACTTGCAATCTGTTCCCTGCATCCAGAAGCCCAGCGCTCTCTCCTCTTGCACAATCAACTCTTCCTCTCCGGCGGAAAACTGGGCCCAATGCACGGACAACAGCAA GCCCACCAGTCCCGGTCAGACCAGTCCTAGCTCCACAGCCCTCAACCAGCAACTCTCAGTGTTCAACCCGACTACAGGGAGCAGCTGCTAAGTCTTCCGGTCGCTTACCGGTTCCCTCAGCCATCCCCAGGCCTGCCACACGAATGCCGCTCACTGGCCGGAGTGTACCACCTAGCAAAAGTGCCCAAACTCCAGAGTCTCTCTCAACTCGGAAAGGGCTTCCAAGTGCCGTAGGGCACAGAG CTCCTGTTCCCCAGAGAGCGAATCTTCCAACCACCAGAGCCCCCCGAGGCAGGACGCAGCCCCTCAGGAAAGCTGCAGTCCCTGGACCTACTAGGTAA
- the Psrc1 gene encoding proline/serine-rich coiled-coil protein 1 isoform X1 — translation MEELKEDVKFIVDETLDFGGLSPSDSHEEEDLTVLVSPEKPPRRGLSHRSNPNTEAPALQSVRFSLGPLSPEKLEEILDEANRLAAQLEECALQDREGAGAGPGKPSSRGKPSPRRETFVLKDSPVRDLLPTVSSWSTPSPSSLAGLRSSDKKGSTRAARVAAGKKLPVTKKESPTCNLFPASRSPALSPLAQSTLPLRRKTGPNARTTASPPVPVRPVLAPQPSTSNSQCSTRLQGAAAKSSGRLPVPSAIPRPATRMPLTGRSVPPSKSAQTPESLSTRKGLPSAVGHRAPVPQRANLPTTRAPRGRTQPLRKAAVPGPTR, via the exons ATGGAAGAGTTGAAAGAAG ATGTCAAGTTCATTGTGGATGAGACCTTGGACTTTGGAGGGCTGTCCCCATCTGACAG TCATGAGGAGGAAGACCTAACAGTGTTGGTGAGTCCAGAGAAACCACCCCGACGGGGCCTCTCTCACCGGAGTAACCCGAACACAGAAGCTCCCGCTCTCCAGAGTGTGAGGTTCAGTCTGGGCCCGCTCagcccagagaagctggaggagatCCTTGATGAAGCCAACCGCCTGGCAGCTCAGCTAGAGGAGTGTGCCCTGCAAGATCGGGAGGGTGCAGGTGCTGGCCCTGGGAAACCCAGCTCCAGAGGGAAGCCCAGCCCTCGGCGGGAGACGTTTGTCCTGAAGGACAGCCCTGTCCGGGATCTGCTGCCCACTGTGAGTTCTTGGAGCACACCGTCCCCAAGCAGCCTAGCCGGACTCCGAAGCAGTGATAAGAAGGGGTCAACCAGGGCTGCTCGGGTGGCAGCTGGAAAGAAGCTTCCCGTCACAAAAAAG GAATCGCCCACTTGCAATCTGTTCCCTGCATCCAGAAGCCCAGCGCTCTCTCCTCTTGCACAATCAACTCTTCCTCTCCGGCGGAAAACTGGGCCCAATGCACGGACAACAGCAA GCCCACCAGTCCCGGTCAGACCAGTCCTAGCTCCACAGCCCTCAACCAGCAACTCTCAGTGTTCAACCCGACTACAGGGAGCAGCTGCTAAGTCTTCCGGTCGCTTACCGGTTCCCTCAGCCATCCCCAGGCCTGCCACACGAATGCCGCTCACTGGCCGGAGTGTACCACCTAGCAAAAGTGCCCAAACTCCAGAGTCTCTCTCAACTCGGAAAGGGCTTCCAAGTGCCGTAGGGCACAGAG CTCCTGTTCCCCAGAGAGCGAATCTTCCAACCACCAGAGCCCCCCGAGGCAGGACGCAGCCCCTCAGGAAAGCTGCAGTCCCTGGACCTACTAG GTAA
- the Psrc1 gene encoding proline/serine-rich coiled-coil protein 1 isoform X3 produces MELHLEADVNESHEEEDLTVLVSPEKPPRRGLSHRSNPNTEAPALQSVRFSLGPLSPEKLEEILDEANRLAAQLEECALQDREGAGAGPGKPSSRGKPSPRRETFVLKDSPVRDLLPTVSSWSTPSPSSLAGLRSSDKKGSTRAARVAAGKKLPVTKKESPTCNLFPASRSPALSPLAQSTLPLRRKTGPNARTTASPPVPVRPVLAPQPSTSNSQCSTRLQGAAAKSSGRLPVPSAIPRPATRMPLTGRSVPPSKSAQTPESLSTRKGLPSAVGHRAPVPQRANLPTTRAPRGRTQPLRKAAVPGPTR; encoded by the exons ATGGAGTTACATTTAGAAGCTGATGTAAATGAAAG TCATGAGGAGGAAGACCTAACAGTGTTGGTGAGTCCAGAGAAACCACCCCGACGGGGCCTCTCTCACCGGAGTAACCCGAACACAGAAGCTCCCGCTCTCCAGAGTGTGAGGTTCAGTCTGGGCCCGCTCagcccagagaagctggaggagatCCTTGATGAAGCCAACCGCCTGGCAGCTCAGCTAGAGGAGTGTGCCCTGCAAGATCGGGAGGGTGCAGGTGCTGGCCCTGGGAAACCCAGCTCCAGAGGGAAGCCCAGCCCTCGGCGGGAGACGTTTGTCCTGAAGGACAGCCCTGTCCGGGATCTGCTGCCCACTGTGAGTTCTTGGAGCACACCGTCCCCAAGCAGCCTAGCCGGACTCCGAAGCAGTGATAAGAAGGGGTCAACCAGGGCTGCTCGGGTGGCAGCTGGAAAGAAGCTTCCCGTCACAAAAAAG GAATCGCCCACTTGCAATCTGTTCCCTGCATCCAGAAGCCCAGCGCTCTCTCCTCTTGCACAATCAACTCTTCCTCTCCGGCGGAAAACTGGGCCCAATGCACGGACAACAGCAA GCCCACCAGTCCCGGTCAGACCAGTCCTAGCTCCACAGCCCTCAACCAGCAACTCTCAGTGTTCAACCCGACTACAGGGAGCAGCTGCTAAGTCTTCCGGTCGCTTACCGGTTCCCTCAGCCATCCCCAGGCCTGCCACACGAATGCCGCTCACTGGCCGGAGTGTACCACCTAGCAAAAGTGCCCAAACTCCAGAGTCTCTCTCAACTCGGAAAGGGCTTCCAAGTGCCGTAGGGCACAGAG CTCCTGTTCCCCAGAGAGCGAATCTTCCAACCACCAGAGCCCCCCGAGGCAGGACGCAGCCCCTCAGGAAAGCTGCAGTCCCTGGACCTACTAG GTAA